Part of the Ursus arctos isolate Adak ecotype North America unplaced genomic scaffold, UrsArc2.0 scaffold_4, whole genome shotgun sequence genome, TGGCATCATAAAATCCAAAACAGCAGAACCACTTCCTGTCTCAGTTTCTGCAAAAGAAAGGCAGTATTTCAGGAAAATAGCATAAGAAATATCTATGGAACAGCCCTGGGTTCCTTCCTGGGGGCAGGTCAGGGCAGCACTGAATCGCGAGACTTCCGAGCCCGGGGGAGCATTGGCGCTCATGGTACTGGCCAGAGACTCAGCTCCGTGTTGTGTCTCGGTTGTCTGATGAAGTTTCTGCCCAGGGAGAAAAGTCTCATTGCTTGGGACTGTCTTGCAGCCGTGCTCCTGGTTCTGCgagagaagtggggagagaaggTTGGTGGACacgcagagaggaggggaggcaaATAGAAGGGCAGGCGGATAATGTAGCGGATAGTGATGGCCTTTGAGACCAGGCCTGCTAGGTAATGGAGCTGGCAGAACCGGATGAGATCTCAGGGGCTCGTGGGGGCTTCCCGCCTCCCTGGGCTCATAAGACATTGCAGTTATGGGGGTGCCCCTCACAGCTCCAGAGCTACGCAGTCAGGAATTCGGGTTCCCTCCCATTCTCCAGGGGAGTTGGCAATCACTAGCTTTTTATAACCAGCTGATTGGTATGAATAACGTCTTGGCCGCTCTCCTGGTCAGCTTCAGAATTTCTTCAGAGGACACACGGATAACAATCCCATACTCCAGAGAGATACGAATAATAGCAGCCGTGCAGTAACGGGCAGGTTACAAAGTGCTCGAGTGAACTACTGCTCTCAGGCTGGTGGAAAGCCATCACCAGGAACTGGGTCCCTGTGCCTTTTGCCTACTGGGGTTCTGAATTCAAATGTCAGGTAGAGAGCCCACCCCACCCAGCTGGAAGCCTgcacgcattttttttttttgtgaggcGGCAATAGAAGCATCTGGGGAATGGCTACAGGGTGGTCTAGAGACGAGAACAGCACACATATTCCCTCTGCTCATTTAGGTCTGCTGTCCCTCATGCGAGGGCCCAGGCCCCTCCAGTGCCTCCTAGCGACGGTGACTGGGGACTGCCGAGTTGATATTCACATGACCTGTGAGTCCTGGGCTGCACCTGTCTTTCTGTGTAGCCTCTGGGCCTTGTGCTGCTGAGCAAGGACGTGAAGTCACAAGCCCAGCAAACGCCACCTGCCATCCAAGAGACTGGGGAGGGCCTGACCCCTCGGTGCCGCTGCCTCATTGCATGTGATGGCTTTGTGGCCGGCCCTGCCCCTCTGCATCGGGCCCCAAGCATCTGAGAGTCTGAGCAGGTGCAGGGCCCGGGGGCTAGGGAGCCATGTGATTGCTcacaccccccgcccctgctTTGCCGCTCTGGCACATCCTGCTCACTACCACTGGGCAGTCATTCAATTTACAACATGGCCCACTCTGCACGTCACGCCGGTGGCTACGTGGAAcggacttttaaaaatgattctacctctccattttagagatgagcaaactgagacccagagaagctaTGAACCTTCCTGAAAGTCACAGAGCAGAGGGACACACCCCCAAGTCACTGTACCTGCTTCTGCCAGCTGCCTCCCTGGGACCAGGAGGACCTGAGGGTTGGGACGGAGTCGGTCTTATCCCGGGGAAGCCTGGAGGACACTGCCTGCCTGATGCAAGGCTGCCTTTCCTTTATTCCCTGCCAGGTGCTGAggcaggcactgttccaggcacgGAGGGGCTTAATAGCCCACCCAGAGCTCACCCTCAGTGTGAGCTGCGTATCTGAAGGCCCCCCCGCCGGATGCCTGAGTCTTTTCTCTCCACCCAGGCCTGACCATTCCCGgtggcacccctccccccataaaCGATGCTTCCTCATGTCACTCCAATGTGGCCACGTTTTGTGTCATGTTCACCAAGTCGTCTGTGGACGGTGCCCCTCCGGGGCCCCACAGAGGCTCTGCCGTGTCACCTGCCAGCCTCCTCCTGCTGAGTCTGGGGTGCTCTGAGCCCTGCTTTCCTAGTCTCAGGACACACTGAGCCATTTGCAGATCCTGGCGTCATTTGCAGTGACCAAATCTAGTGGTTGTCCCTTCTCCACTACATTCCGGGGCCCCCTCCTCAGCTTTGCAAATCTCGGTGGAAGGAGTCACAGTGTCAGACCTTCCCCAGGGATGGCCTGACTTTGCCAAGTAAACAGAAGGTAACAGTTCCTGAAATATTAGTGCTTCCTTTTTAAGCATTGTAATATTTTTCCAACGAGGGAGGAACGTATAAATCACCTTTAGCTGAagatattagtttcagagatgattgtgaaatttatttttatgacccGTCCTCATAATCTCACATATTTCCTAAATGTACATAATCTTCTACCCCTTCTTTTATCATTTGTCAAAAAATAATATTGCTGTTTTCTTCAGTATTGTTAAGGGGAAAGATGAATCGGGTTGTTTAAAACCTTCAGGTTGCAGCAATGTTTTAAATCTAAAAGAGAGGTTTTCCGTGTCCCTTTGAATGTCAGCTGGTCACCCCCTTCGCAATCAAATACAGGGGTTCCTCAGGGAGGAAGAGGATTTGGGGCTCTGAACCATCTTATGACAAGTCCTGGTGCTGAAGGTGTTACTTACCTGCCCACGTGGCCCGTGTGGAGGGTCCATCGCTGAGAGCACAGGAGCTGCAGCTGGTCCCAGCTCAGGCTTGCCAGACACTGCCCCAGCCCAGGTCATGCAATAATGCTAAAGAAACATGTCTAAGGTACTGATGTGAGCCTCCCGGAACTCCTGCCCCGCCCGATGGCCCTGTCCACTATAGGTCCCTGCCATGCTGTTTAAATTGTGAATGCTTACTTGATGCGGTGCCGGACAAACCCACCGCGTCCTCTGTATCATCTGGGCTCTCATGGGTTAGAAAAAGATGGCCCCCCAAATATTCCCTGGACATTGGGGCGTTCGAAATTCACTTCTCTCGTGGGCATCGGCAGCCAATCTGGCATAGGGGAAAACAGGTCTACTGATTTAGGTCACAGACGCAGCAGTGTGCAAGGCTTGCAGAGCCACTGTCCTCTCCTCCCAGATGGAGGTGTGATTGGAGGGATCTAGGTGACCAGCTGTCTCTGGGCAAATTGATAGGAGTTTGCTTAAGGGTCTGCAAAGGGAATGTCGCACAACCAGATAtactcatatatatttatatgggGCAactcatatatatttacatttatatccttatctatgtatcatctatcatcatttatctgtatctatctgcctatctgtcatctatctattatctatcaccatcatcatcatctatcatctgtcatttATCTATCATCATATCTATCCTATCTAtcatgtatctatcatctatcatcatcattattatcttcatcatcatcatctatcatctatttattatctatctatcatctgtcaatCATCCATCTATTATCtatgatctatctatctattatccgTTTACCTATCATCTGTctaggagagaaagaacagagcaggcagaagagaacaaGACTATCTCACTTGAAAGTGATCCCATGTCCTCAACCCTCTTTGTGAGGGGCATTGCCCAAACATTATTATCCAAAGTCGCCGAGAGAGGAAATGAGTGAATGATGAACTCTGGCTGCCTGGTGACAAAGTCAGGAGTAGAGCCCTGTCCCTGCTTCAGATGCCCCTAACAGTCCCATTCCAAACTGGATGTGCCCGGCACACTGCTGGGCTTCCAGGTACAAGTCCAGGTGGCACTGACGTCTTGACCCAAGTGCTACAGGGTGGGTTCTGTCCCCAGCTCTACCTTGAGCTTACTCTAGGGCCTTACTGGGTGCTTCATCTGTAGACAAAATGTTGAGTCTCAACTCTGGCCACCTCTTGGAATCATCCGAGAGCCTTTTATAAAAGCAGGGCTGTCTGGTGTTCCCCCAGGACCATTGATGCATGTGACTTGGTCTTGCAACCAGGAGCCCTTCCTACAGCAGCCCTGAGTCTGGAGTGGGGCCGCGGCctgcatggttttgttttttgtttttttttgttaaagatttgatttatttatttgagagagagagagagaaagaaagagacacagagagcacaaatggggaggggcagagggagaagcagactcgcctcggagcagggagcccaacacggggctcggtcccaggaccctgagatcatgaccagagccgaaggcagcccAGGCCTGTATGTTCTTAAAAGAGATGCTTTGGCAGTTCTGAAGATTAGCTTTTGCCAGACTGAAGGAGTTGTAAAGGTTCTTCCCTTTTATGACTagagggttttatttatttattcgtttttaCATTTGGCTTAAAGTCAGCTGACGCCCAGCGAAAAGAGACACTCAGCAcgtgttttcacttctctttggcttatattttattttctataattgtTACAGTGTGAATTAGTTAAATCCTTCCAGTTTAGCGAGCATATTGTTAAGTCTCCCTCATTGGAACAGAATGTGAGACCTGTGGAAGTTCAGCGAAATTGTGAAGGTCAAATGGGGTCATCTGCTGGTGACAAACAGAAGCTTTCGTTCAATCAGCAATCTCGTTGGCGATGGAAGTATACACAGAAACTCAGTGACTTTGACCCAGAGCTCTTGTGAATATCAGTCCCCCATTGGGTCAATATCTGTAGGACTATTTAAATTCTATCTCTATGAGGTTATCGGGAAAAAGTCAAAGCACAGCTAATATTTTTAGCACCATGTGGTACATGGCCATGAGACATAGAAAATCAGGTATAGAAAGCATCTGAGGGGTTGGGACTGTGTTCTTGAGTTTCATGGTCTTTTGCAGATTTGGGGCAGGCAGAGAATAGCCCAGGTAGATCCTGGCTCTGACGGGGGTCGGGACAAGCTCTACTCTGCGAACCAGGTCCCGTCCTGGGGGTGGTGAGTGCGTGCCGCGTGGTGACTGGCCGCTGTCTGTCTTCCTGCTCTCGGCTGGGTGATGGCTTCAcctttgtgttttctcttgttaCAGATGGGCAGAAGAAAGTTCAAGAAGAATTCGACATTGACATGGATGCGCCAGAGACAGAACGCGCAGCCGTGGCCATTCAGTCTCAGTTcagaaaattccagaagaaaaaggCTGGGTCCCAGTCCTAGTGGGAGAGCCCCTTCCTAGTCTGCCAGAAGACACCGAATTCAACCATCATCTgtcaagaaattaaaagaacaacACCCTAGAGAGCATTCATCTGCACAcgatacacacatgcacacctgtCCTGCAATGCATGTACAGAGACCCGTGATATTTATTCCCTGATAGGAAGGTGTAGACAGTGCAACTGTGAGTGGCTTAATCTCTGTTTATCTCTAGTATCATTCCTCCTGCAACTATTTTCCTTGATGTTGTAATAAAATGGAGTTATGATGCGTGATTCAAGTGTCTGCTTTGTCTCTCCCTTTTGATTAATCCTGGAAGTGACCAGTGTCAGAGATAACCATGGGGCAGTtgtctgttttctccttccttaaGAGTTAGAGCTGAAACACGGTGTTTCTGTGAAAAGCCTTCCTGCTGGGAACAAGAGATCTACTCTTTGCCATGCCTCTCTCATTTGAAGAGTATTAACCGCCAACTGGCAATGCATTTTCCTCTTACGATGGGAGTAGAGCCCTGTATCCTGGGTACCAAA contains:
- the PCP4 gene encoding calmodulin regulator protein PCP4 → MSERQGAGATNGKDKTSGENDGQKKVQEEFDIDMDAPETERAAVAIQSQFRKFQKKKAGSQS